In Ectothiorhodospira sp. BSL-9, a single window of DNA contains:
- the cydC gene encoding thiol reductant ABC exporter subunit CydC, with protein MKDLWPFLKLSLPRLPWFAAGGLLAVLTVAASTGLLALSGWFITASALAGAGLILGLDVYRPAGGIRALAITRTLGRYAERLVNHEAVLRHLADLRSWIFRRLAPLDPGTLARFRSADLLQRLVGDIDTLDGLFLRVITPTLTAVLALVGGAVLFGLLAPISALWVIALLAFAGLVLPALALALGRAAGERRTRAAARVRELAVEGVQGLAELRVFGALGRHRRALESAESDRAHAEGGLARWGALGDALAMLAGLAAVWLALWLGIGWLAAGQASAPIAVLVILATLGLSEALGMLPGAYQRVGQIRSAARRLLDVANTRPALEEPKTPVPPTSSEGLQLRQVVLRYGEQAPPVLQGIDLEVNTGETVLITGASGAGKTSILSVALRLVAPQEGEARVAGVPVQDMSYQDLYSQLGALTQETVLFADTMANNLRLARPEATEEQLHQALFMAGLDDFVQTLGQGLDTQVGEGGALLSGGQARRLALARLILRDSPLVVLDEPFRGLDPATITRLRERMAPWLAQRATLVIAHEEATAPMADRHYRLERGQLQAQDLRS; from the coding sequence ATGAAGGACCTCTGGCCATTCCTCAAGCTCTCCCTGCCCCGTCTGCCCTGGTTTGCCGCTGGCGGCCTGCTGGCCGTGCTGACGGTGGCAGCCTCCACGGGCCTGCTGGCCCTGTCGGGCTGGTTCATCACCGCGTCGGCCCTGGCCGGCGCAGGGCTCATTCTGGGGCTGGATGTGTACAGGCCCGCGGGCGGCATCCGTGCCCTGGCCATTACCCGCACCCTGGGGCGCTATGCCGAGCGTCTGGTGAATCACGAGGCGGTGCTGCGCCATCTGGCAGACCTGCGCAGCTGGATCTTCCGTCGCCTGGCGCCTCTGGATCCGGGCACCCTGGCCCGTTTTCGCTCGGCTGACCTGCTGCAGCGACTGGTGGGCGACATCGACACCCTGGACGGCCTCTTCCTGCGGGTGATCACGCCTACCCTGACGGCTGTGCTGGCCCTGGTGGGGGGCGCGGTATTATTCGGCCTGCTGGCCCCGATCAGTGCCCTTTGGGTGATTGCCCTGCTGGCCTTTGCCGGCCTGGTGTTGCCGGCCCTGGCCCTGGCCCTGGGGCGGGCCGCTGGTGAGCGCCGCACCCGGGCCGCTGCCCGCGTGCGTGAACTGGCCGTGGAGGGGGTTCAGGGCCTGGCGGAACTGCGGGTTTTCGGGGCCCTGGGGCGTCATCGACGCGCGCTGGAATCTGCCGAGTCGGACCGTGCCCATGCCGAGGGTGGGCTGGCGCGCTGGGGTGCCCTGGGGGATGCCCTGGCCATGCTGGCGGGCCTGGCGGCCGTATGGCTGGCCCTCTGGCTGGGTATTGGCTGGTTGGCCGCAGGACAGGCCAGTGCGCCCATCGCGGTCCTGGTCATCCTCGCCACACTGGGGCTTTCCGAAGCCCTGGGCATGCTTCCCGGGGCCTATCAACGGGTGGGGCAGATCCGCAGCGCGGCCCGCCGTCTGCTGGATGTGGCCAATACCCGCCCTGCCCTGGAGGAACCGAAAACGCCGGTCCCCCCAACTTCTTCCGAAGGGTTGCAACTTCGTCAGGTGGTGCTGCGCTACGGCGAACAGGCGCCACCGGTGCTGCAGGGGATTGATCTGGAGGTGAACACGGGTGAAACGGTCCTGATCACCGGGGCCTCCGGCGCCGGCAAGACCAGCATCCTCAGTGTGGCCCTGCGCCTGGTGGCGCCTCAGGAGGGTGAGGCCCGCGTGGCTGGCGTGCCGGTGCAGGACATGAGCTATCAGGACCTCTACAGCCAACTGGGAGCCCTCACCCAGGAGACCGTGCTGTTTGCCGACACCATGGCCAATAATCTGCGCCTGGCCCGCCCCGAGGCCACTGAAGAGCAATTGCATCAAGCCCTGTTCATGGCCGGCCTGGACGACTTTGTCCAGACCCTGGGGCAGGGTCTGGACACTCAGGTAGGCGAAGGTGGGGCACTGCTGTCCGGCGGTCAGGCCCGCCGTCTGGCGCTGGCCCGGCTGATCCTGAGGGATTCGCCGCTGGTGGTCCTGGATGAGCCTTTCCGGGGTCTGGACCCGGCCACCATTACCCGCCTGCGCGAACGCATGGCCCCCTGGCTGGCTCAGCGCGCGACCCTGGTGATCGCCCACGAGGAGGCCACCGCCCCGATGGCGGATCGGCATTACCGGCTGGAACGGGGACAGCTTCAGGCGCAAGACTTGAGGAGTTAA